Proteins encoded by one window of Bacillota bacterium:
- the fdnG gene encoding formate dehydrogenase-N subunit alpha: MKLTRREFIKFTGTAALVGALAGCEWDKEPSISYRLQHAKEVPTICPYCSCGCGALCFVEEGKLISVSGDPDHPINEGALCSKGASLLNLNSVYNYRDNEQEINPNRLTKVLYRAPHSHIWEEREWHWALDRIASRVKATRDASFETEVDGVTVNRTTAIAHLGSAALDNEENYLLAKLTRALGLVNIDHHARLUHSSTVAGLAASFGRGAMTNHWIDYQHSDVIMAIGVNTAENHPMSMRWIDKARARGAKLIAVDPRVTRTTAVADIHLTLRPGTDIALLGGLINYCLENELFHHEYVLNYTNASYILREDYDFADGVFSGLNEDKYETSSWQYQLDADGSPQQDPTFSHPRSVFQVLKNHYARYDRETVGAITGCNLRDFDEVAKVFCATGEPGKAGNILYAMGITQHTHGSQNVRAIAMLQLLLGNVGIPGGGVNAQRGEANVQGSTDMAMLFHIIPGYIGMPQAALHPTLADYNAKETPASGYWSNKPKFLISLLKAWWGDYATRDNEYGYQWLPKLDGKNRSHIAIFEDMDQGKIQGMFAWGQNPAVGGPSVNLERRALEKLDWLVAVDIFETETASFWRRPGVNPADIKTEVFLLPAAASYEKDGSVSNSGRWIQWRYEAVHPPGEAMSDLWIADKLFKAIRGLYAQGGVCPEPILNLNWEYGGDDTGEPDIERVALEINGYDTASKEPLSNFTALADDGSTACGCWIYSGYYNDLEDPPAKRRIRETDGIGTHPDWSFAWPLNRRILYNRCASDPQGQPWNPEVPLIWWEDGEWKRNDVPDFVWADTPPETSAKRPFIMLPELQGRLFATTAMVDGPLPEHYEPVESPAKNLLSRQQVNPTIIYWPGLGQLATSDEYPCIATTYRVSEHWQSGIMTRNSPWLAELIPEMFVEISVQLANRLGVENGRQVVISSPRGEIRAVACVTRRLKPVEVDGKMVDIVGMPWHWGYRGLFPGDSANVLSPHVGDPNTTIPEYKAFLCDIRRA; encoded by the coding sequence ATGAAATTAACCCGGCGCGAGTTCATAAAGTTTACCGGGACCGCGGCCCTGGTGGGCGCCCTTGCCGGTTGTGAATGGGACAAAGAGCCCAGTATCAGCTACCGTCTGCAGCACGCCAAGGAAGTGCCCACCATTTGCCCCTATTGCTCCTGTGGTTGTGGCGCCCTCTGTTTTGTCGAAGAAGGCAAGCTGATCAGCGTCAGCGGCGATCCGGATCACCCGATCAATGAGGGGGCGCTCTGCAGCAAAGGCGCCTCGCTGTTGAACCTAAATTCGGTCTACAACTATCGGGATAATGAGCAGGAAATTAACCCCAACCGCCTGACCAAGGTGCTTTACCGCGCTCCCCACAGCCATATCTGGGAGGAGCGGGAATGGCATTGGGCTCTGGACCGCATTGCCTCTAGGGTCAAGGCGACCCGGGATGCCAGTTTCGAAACGGAAGTGGACGGGGTTACAGTCAATCGCACCACTGCCATTGCACACCTGGGCAGCGCGGCTCTGGACAATGAGGAAAATTACCTGTTGGCTAAATTGACCCGGGCCCTGGGTTTGGTGAATATCGATCACCACGCCCGGCTCTGACACTCCTCTACCGTGGCCGGTCTGGCCGCATCTTTTGGCAGGGGAGCGATGACCAACCACTGGATTGATTATCAGCATTCCGATGTAATTATGGCCATCGGCGTCAATACCGCTGAGAACCATCCCATGTCCATGCGTTGGATAGACAAAGCCCGGGCCCGGGGCGCCAAACTGATAGCCGTCGATCCCCGGGTGACCAGAACCACAGCCGTCGCCGACATTCATCTGACGCTGCGGCCCGGCACTGACATCGCCCTCTTGGGCGGTCTTATCAACTATTGTCTGGAGAACGAACTTTTCCACCATGAGTATGTGCTTAATTACACAAACGCCAGCTACATTCTCAGGGAGGACTATGATTTTGCCGACGGCGTGTTTTCCGGTTTGAACGAGGACAAATACGAGACCAGCAGTTGGCAGTACCAGCTGGATGCCGACGGCAGTCCCCAACAGGACCCGACCTTTTCCCATCCCCGCTCGGTGTTCCAGGTCCTCAAAAACCATTACGCTCGCTATGACCGGGAGACTGTAGGCGCCATCACTGGCTGCAATCTCCGGGACTTTGACGAGGTGGCCAAAGTCTTTTGCGCCACCGGCGAGCCCGGCAAGGCCGGCAATATTCTCTATGCCATGGGTATTACCCAGCATACCCACGGCTCCCAGAACGTGCGGGCAATTGCGATGCTGCAATTGCTCCTTGGCAATGTTGGTATCCCCGGAGGTGGCGTCAACGCCCAGCGGGGCGAGGCCAATGTCCAGGGATCCACCGATATGGCGATGCTCTTCCATATTATCCCCGGCTATATCGGGATGCCCCAGGCCGCTTTACACCCAACCCTGGCTGATTACAATGCCAAAGAGACACCAGCCAGTGGCTACTGGTCCAACAAACCCAAATTCCTGATCAGCCTGCTCAAGGCCTGGTGGGGGGATTACGCCACCAGGGACAACGAATACGGCTATCAATGGCTGCCCAAGCTGGACGGCAAAAACCGCTCCCATATCGCCATCTTTGAAGATATGGACCAGGGCAAAATCCAGGGTATGTTTGCCTGGGGCCAGAATCCAGCCGTTGGCGGGCCCAGTGTCAATCTCGAGCGGCGGGCCTTGGAAAAGCTGGATTGGCTGGTGGCTGTGGATATTTTTGAAACCGAGACCGCCAGCTTCTGGCGCCGCCCCGGCGTCAATCCCGCCGACATCAAAACCGAGGTTTTCCTGCTGCCAGCCGCAGCTTCCTATGAAAAGGACGGTTCGGTCTCAAATAGCGGCCGCTGGATTCAGTGGCGTTATGAGGCAGTGCATCCCCCGGGCGAAGCAATGAGCGATTTGTGGATAGCCGACAAGCTGTTTAAGGCAATCCGCGGCCTCTATGCCCAGGGCGGGGTGTGCCCGGAGCCGATTCTCAATTTGAATTGGGAATATGGCGGCGATGATACCGGCGAACCGGATATAGAGCGGGTGGCCCTGGAAATCAACGGGTACGATACCGCAAGCAAAGAGCCGCTATCCAACTTCACTGCCCTTGCAGACGACGGTTCCACCGCCTGCGGCTGCTGGATTTACTCCGGCTATTACAACGACCTGGAGGACCCGCCAGCCAAGCGTCGGATCCGGGAAACCGACGGAATCGGTACCCATCCCGACTGGTCCTTCGCCTGGCCGTTGAACCGGCGCATCCTCTACAACCGCTGCGCATCGGATCCCCAGGGCCAGCCCTGGAATCCGGAAGTGCCGCTAATCTGGTGGGAGGATGGCGAGTGGAAGCGCAATGACGTGCCCGACTTTGTCTGGGCGGATACACCGCCTGAGACTTCAGCAAAACGTCCGTTTATCATGCTGCCCGAACTCCAGGGACGCCTGTTCGCCACCACTGCCATGGTTGACGGGCCACTGCCCGAACATTACGAGCCGGTGGAAAGTCCCGCCAAAAATCTTCTTTCCCGGCAACAGGTGAACCCGACCATTATCTACTGGCCGGGGCTGGGCCAACTGGCAACCAGCGATGAATATCCGTGCATAGCCACGACGTATCGAGTGAGCGAGCATTGGCAGAGCGGAATCATGACCCGGAACAGCCCTTGGCTGGCGGAGCTGATCCCCGAGATGTTTGTCGAGATCAGTGTGCAGCTGGCCAACCGGCTGGGCGTGGAGAACGGACGCCAGGTGGTTATCTCCAGCCCCCGGGGCGAGATTCGGGCCGTTGCCTGTGTGACCAGGCGCCTGAAGCCTGTGGAAGTGGACGGCAAAATGGTCGATATTGTTGGCATGCCCTGGCACTGGGGCTATCGGGGCCTGTTCCCCGGCGATAGCGCCAATGTCCTTTCTCCCCATGTCGGCGACCCCAACACCACAATTCCCGAGTACAAGGCATTCTTGTGCGATATAAGGAGGGCGTAA
- the fdhE gene encoding formate dehydrogenase accessory protein FdhE — protein MGQSHAPPMDEFFPGVEPRFRQILAVQRRYQEKIRADLPVEPMERLGGNYALECEKLPLSALRFREVLLHLAPVIAEMTGIDYAPLLSRLDDQVLEQMFNSLADCPEQDVTGALELTVREVRLDKISGIKPEVLVPLLQAAIVPFYTSFASQQNQKLFERWQMGWCPVCGQFPVNGSNRPGDGRRVLGCWLCETRWIFPRLVCPVCSNHDSGKIHTLTLAEDKNHRVQLCSECNHYLKITDCQGRPEDCDLMLENLSTMHLDVLAQQDGFRPASGHSNAY, from the coding sequence TTGGGCCAATCCCATGCCCCGCCTATGGATGAGTTTTTCCCCGGTGTCGAGCCGCGTTTTCGTCAGATTCTCGCGGTACAACGACGTTACCAGGAGAAAATCAGGGCCGATTTGCCTGTCGAGCCTATGGAGCGCCTAGGTGGCAACTATGCCCTGGAATGTGAAAAGCTTCCCTTATCCGCGCTCCGTTTCCGGGAGGTGCTGCTGCATCTTGCGCCGGTGATTGCCGAGATGACCGGGATCGACTATGCGCCGTTGCTTTCCCGACTGGACGATCAGGTTCTGGAGCAAATGTTTAATTCTTTAGCAGATTGCCCTGAACAGGACGTAACCGGCGCCCTGGAGTTGACAGTGCGGGAGGTGCGCCTGGATAAGATTAGCGGTATCAAACCGGAAGTGCTTGTCCCCCTGCTGCAGGCAGCGATTGTTCCCTTTTACACAAGCTTTGCCAGCCAGCAGAATCAAAAGCTCTTTGAGCGCTGGCAAATGGGTTGGTGTCCGGTTTGCGGCCAATTCCCCGTCAACGGCAGCAACCGGCCGGGGGACGGACGCCGGGTGTTGGGCTGCTGGTTATGTGAAACCAGATGGATTTTCCCCCGTCTCGTCTGCCCGGTTTGCAGTAATCATGATAGTGGCAAGATTCACACACTGACATTGGCTGAGGACAAAAATCACCGGGTTCAGCTCTGTAGTGAATGTAATCATTACTTAAAAATTACCGATTGTCAGGGCAGGCCTGAAGATTGTGACCTGATGCTGGAAAACTTAAGCACCATGCACTTGGATGTTCTGGCGCAGCAGGACGGATTCCGGCCTGCGTCTGGACACTCCAATGCCTACTGA
- a CDS encoding HAD family phosphatase translates to MYKLIALDIDGTLINKQLQLTQATRRAVKAARSQGVQVTLATGRSFHSALPYAEDLGIELPLICANGAVVRKPDGTVLHESAFAPELAAEAVAAMLAANTLVHVFHNDGISCAGPGFSFWRWLNMIVEHKTPANLLYGFQEFRRNRLCRESGLEEKLRQDAINTHKIFAAGSEAQLSGLHAEFGKLGISLEFYPGYNGHMYLELMPAGASKGAAVAWLAKELAIPMEQVIAVGDNLNDLTMVKAAGLGVAMGNAHQELKDLADHITLCNEEDGVAAVIRDFILATDKFSEATRGA, encoded by the coding sequence ATGTATAAATTGATTGCCCTTGATATCGATGGCACTTTGATAAACAAACAACTTCAACTTACCCAGGCTACCCGCAGGGCTGTGAAGGCTGCCCGCAGCCAAGGCGTTCAGGTCACCTTGGCAACCGGCCGCAGCTTTCATTCGGCACTGCCCTATGCCGAAGATTTGGGAATAGAATTGCCGCTAATCTGCGCCAACGGCGCCGTGGTGCGCAAGCCCGACGGCACAGTGCTGCATGAGTCCGCCTTTGCGCCGGAGCTTGCGGCCGAGGCGGTGGCAGCGATGCTGGCTGCCAATACCCTGGTGCACGTGTTCCATAACGACGGGATTAGCTGCGCCGGTCCCGGTTTTAGTTTCTGGCGCTGGTTGAACATGATTGTCGAGCATAAAACTCCGGCCAATTTGCTCTACGGTTTTCAGGAATTCCGACGTAACCGGCTCTGCCGGGAATCGGGTTTGGAGGAGAAGCTTCGTCAGGATGCAATCAACACCCATAAAATTTTCGCCGCTGGCAGCGAGGCCCAACTTTCAGGCCTGCACGCGGAATTTGGCAAATTAGGGATTAGTCTCGAGTTTTACCCCGGGTATAACGGACACATGTATCTGGAACTGATGCCCGCCGGCGCCTCCAAAGGGGCAGCCGTGGCCTGGCTGGCCAAAGAACTGGCGATTCCTATGGAGCAGGTAATTGCCGTGGGCGATAATCTTAACGATTTGACAATGGTTAAGGCCGCCGGTCTTGGAGTGGCAATGGGCAATGCCCATCAGGAACTAAAGGACCTGGCCGACCACATCACCCTCTGCAACGAAGAAGATGGGGTTGCTGCAGTGATTCGCGATTTTATTCTCGCTACCGACAAGTTCAGCGAGGCCACACGGGGAGCGTAA
- a CDS encoding GNAT family N-acetyltransferase produces the protein MCEIRTVEPDDFRHLLMIEAESFTGGYSPYFLKMAPTLFGNTSLLAIKGRSPLGYIMCAREQGNPGRAWIMSLAVRPKARNQGLGEKLLVQTLDILKAEGVQDVKLSVEPDNHTALGIYQRHGFTACKTVDDFFGPGQHRLLLKKILE, from the coding sequence TTGTGTGAGATTCGCACCGTGGAACCGGATGATTTTCGCCATTTGCTGATGATTGAAGCCGAAAGCTTCACCGGCGGCTACAGTCCTTATTTCCTTAAAATGGCGCCAACTTTATTTGGCAATACTTCGCTTTTGGCAATAAAAGGTCGCAGCCCCTTGGGTTATATTATGTGTGCCCGAGAGCAGGGCAACCCCGGCCGCGCCTGGATCATGAGCCTGGCAGTGCGTCCTAAAGCGCGCAATCAGGGACTGGGCGAAAAACTTTTGGTGCAGACCCTCGACATACTAAAGGCCGAAGGTGTTCAGGATGTCAAGCTATCGGTAGAGCCGGATAACCACACCGCCCTGGGTATCTATCAACGTCATGGTTTCACTGCCTGCAAAACTGTCGATGACTTCTTCGGACCCGGCCAGCATCGTTTGCTGCTGAAAAAAATTCTTGAATAA
- the lepB gene encoding signal peptidase I, with product MLPVAGKEIWSWVKSLALAIILALLIRENVLAFYMVDGTSMLPTLNDGQMVAVNKLVYRFGEPDHGDVVVFRDRGAGGGRVLIKRVIAIPGDTVQISEGQVWVNGQQLEEEYITADTEGNLGPLFIEPGFIYVMGDNRNPGMSWDSRAFGPIPLPSVLGRAEFVIFPYPQGID from the coding sequence GTGCTGCCGGTGGCCGGCAAAGAAATCTGGAGCTGGGTAAAATCTCTGGCGCTTGCAATCATTCTTGCCTTGCTTATTCGGGAAAATGTCCTGGCCTTTTACATGGTTGATGGAACCTCAATGCTGCCAACCCTCAATGACGGGCAAATGGTTGCTGTCAACAAATTAGTCTACCGCTTCGGCGAACCTGACCATGGCGATGTCGTGGTCTTCCGGGACAGGGGCGCCGGCGGCGGACGGGTGCTGATCAAGCGGGTAATCGCCATCCCCGGTGACACTGTGCAAATAAGTGAAGGACAGGTCTGGGTTAATGGTCAGCAATTGGAAGAAGAATATATCACCGCCGACACCGAAGGCAACCTTGGCCCGTTGTTTATTGAGCCGGGCTTTATCTATGTTATGGGCGATAATCGCAATCCGGGAATGAGCTGGGATTCCCGGGCATTTGGGCCCATCCCTCTGCCCAGCGTCCTCGGTCGGGCGGAATTCGTGATTTTTCCTTATCCCCAGGGCATCGACTGA
- a CDS encoding folate family ECF transporter S component — protein MWPPDERGLPLRCRAASAAAHEKAACPPFLGWTLTCPIKGRFFILMKHFTSVRTLVLAGLFVALGVTLQFFSIEMPYLRVGLSPVPTMLAGLTMGPVAGAMVGLTKDITGFIIKPMGSFFPPITIIQMLYGVLPPLLLPLMLRLMKPLCNWLRNELPPYYLAIGLTQFIAGGLLMPAALNILLDGQVTTQLYAARFAMRLPQQVLHIAAYPLVTYLMVHALARVRINVKAKYGVKSEVYESPLS, from the coding sequence ATGTGGCCTCCGGACGAAAGGGGTTTGCCCCTGCGGTGCAGAGCCGCGTCCGCTGCCGCCCACGAAAAGGCTGCTTGCCCCCCTTTTCTGGGCTGGACGTTAACCTGCCCAATAAAAGGGAGGTTTTTTATTTTAATGAAACATTTTACATCCGTACGGACACTTGTACTGGCCGGACTTTTTGTCGCACTTGGAGTGACGCTGCAATTTTTTTCTATTGAAATGCCATATTTGCGTGTGGGCTTGAGCCCGGTACCGACAATGCTGGCGGGGCTGACCATGGGGCCCGTTGCTGGCGCCATGGTAGGACTGACCAAAGATATTACCGGCTTTATCATCAAACCAATGGGCAGTTTTTTCCCGCCCATCACAATTATTCAAATGCTTTACGGGGTACTGCCGCCTTTACTTCTGCCTCTGATGCTGCGGCTGATGAAGCCGCTTTGTAACTGGCTGCGCAATGAACTGCCCCCTTATTATCTGGCAATCGGCCTCACCCAGTTTATTGCCGGCGGGCTCTTGATGCCTGCAGCATTAAATATTCTTTTGGACGGGCAGGTAACCACACAACTTTATGCGGCCAGGTTTGCCATGCGCCTGCCCCAACAGGTCTTGCATATTGCCGCCTATCCATTGGTAACCTATTTAATGGTTCATGCCCTGGCCCGGGTGCGGATTAATGTCAAGGCAAAATACGGAGTTAAGAGCGAGGTCTATGAAAGCCCACTTTCTTGA